In Candidatus Paceibacterota bacterium, one genomic interval encodes:
- a CDS encoding DUF4091 domain-containing protein, with protein sequence MILRTGLVLLALLLAQTLQAATQPTGGPMIVEPDGKAGPSIAFWLESSLKRVFPASAPGTTNLQLLAARNGRIAFQACLQNRRVHPLTVECSVSGGEDLKPQVRRVGYVPLLHYTPDTEPAELDGFGLLPGLVPDPLFPEIKATVAPWENQSFWITLTIPADTKPGVRELKVHYTFHNGTQHAGLPVRLEIAPLVIQPRRGFDVIHWWRGEAIWDYYQTGMFDEKWWELTRAYMTNMLAHGSDVVYVPLFFNRRETFRRPCQLLTVNSTKPDVYEFDWAQAKRFTDMARSVGFRKFEWPHLWIYWGVENPIRAYTQRDGKWVMLWPPDTKATSDIYLAFLKQFLPAFHRFLEKENILADSYFHLSDEPSGGQHVENYKRARKVLRELAPWMKVMDALSDVEYGRQGLTDIPIPIVSSAQAYIDEKIPHWVYYCCAPHGPWLNRFLDTPLPKVRMSGWLFYRLGAQGFLHWGYNYWHKIEQEAITDPFTDASAAAWPGIPYGDPFMVYPGEKGPIDSIRWEVFAESLQDYAMLQSAGIKPDDPLLAPLKSYADFPKSEDWLRTATGTLLKRAEVGKQP encoded by the coding sequence ATGATTCTGCGGACTGGCCTTGTGCTCCTCGCGCTGCTGCTGGCGCAAACGCTTCAGGCGGCAACCCAACCCACCGGCGGGCCAATGATCGTCGAACCGGATGGCAAGGCGGGACCGAGCATTGCGTTTTGGTTGGAGAGCTCCCTGAAACGGGTGTTCCCGGCGTCGGCGCCCGGGACGACCAACCTGCAGTTGCTGGCGGCGCGGAATGGCCGAATCGCCTTCCAGGCGTGCCTGCAAAACCGCCGGGTGCATCCGCTGACCGTCGAGTGTTCTGTGTCCGGCGGCGAGGACCTGAAGCCGCAGGTCCGCCGGGTGGGGTATGTGCCGCTGCTGCATTACACGCCGGACACGGAGCCCGCCGAATTGGACGGCTTCGGCCTGCTGCCGGGCCTGGTGCCGGATCCGCTGTTTCCCGAGATCAAGGCCACCGTCGCGCCGTGGGAGAACCAATCCTTCTGGATCACGCTCACCATTCCAGCCGACACCAAGCCGGGCGTGCGGGAACTGAAAGTGCATTACACCTTCCATAACGGCACCCAGCACGCCGGCCTGCCGGTGCGCCTGGAGATTGCGCCGCTGGTCATCCAGCCGCGGCGCGGCTTCGATGTCATCCACTGGTGGCGCGGCGAGGCGATTTGGGATTACTACCAGACGGGCATGTTCGACGAGAAGTGGTGGGAACTCACCCGGGCTTACATGACGAACATGCTCGCGCACGGGTCGGATGTGGTCTATGTGCCGCTCTTCTTCAATCGCCGCGAGACGTTCCGGCGCCCGTGCCAGTTGCTGACCGTCAACAGCACCAAGCCGGACGTTTATGAATTCGACTGGGCGCAGGCGAAACGCTTCACCGATATGGCCAGGAGCGTTGGCTTCCGGAAGTTCGAATGGCCCCACCTGTGGATTTACTGGGGAGTCGAGAACCCGATCCGCGCCTACACGCAGCGGGACGGCAAATGGGTGATGCTCTGGCCGCCCGACACGAAGGCCACTTCTGACATCTACCTTGCCTTTCTGAAGCAGTTCCTGCCCGCCTTCCACCGGTTCCTGGAGAAGGAGAACATTCTGGCCGACTCGTACTTCCACCTGTCCGACGAGCCGAGCGGCGGTCAGCACGTGGAGAACTATAAGCGCGCCCGCAAGGTGCTGCGCGAACTGGCGCCGTGGATGAAAGTGATGGACGCCTTGAGCGACGTGGAATACGGGCGCCAGGGACTAACGGACATTCCCATTCCCATTGTAAGTTCCGCGCAGGCCTACATTGATGAGAAGATACCGCACTGGGTGTATTACTGCTGCGCCCCGCACGGCCCGTGGCTCAACCGCTTCCTGGACACGCCGCTGCCCAAGGTCCGCATGTCCGGCTGGCTCTTTTACCGGCTGGGCGCGCAGGGCTTCCTGCATTGGGGCTACAATTACTGGCACAAGATCGAGCAGGAGGCCATCACAGATCCCTTCACGGATGCCTCGGCGGCGGCGTGGCCGGGTATCCCGTATGGCGATCCGTTTATGGTTTACCCGGGCGAGAAGGGGCCGATTGACTCCATCCGGTGGGAGGTTTTCGCCGAATCCTTGCAGGACTACGCGATGTTGCAGAGCGCCGGTATCAAGCCGGACGACCCGCTGCTCGCGCCGCTCAAGAGCTACGCGGATTTCCCGAAGAGCGAGGACTGGCTCCGAACCGCGACAGGGACGCTCTTGAAGCGGGCTGAAGTCGGCAAGCAGCCATGA
- a CDS encoding DUF4091 domain-containing protein, with product MNRRTAIKQLAGAGALGLIAPGSLDAADDSRQAAPQPLTKDQIRFWLETSLNRVYPTSPPGDARPLRLLTARVARLSFQACFRNDKTNSAVMRCEVLGADDWKPVVRRVGFVPLRAFNTYVPKDEIEGVGFVPGLCPDPLFPESTAHVGPQANGVFWISLFVPADAKPGLRQVKVRLTLENEFAYVDWTRPKPWPVELTVEVDVRPLVLQPRRDFPVTKWISADSIWEYYKIEPCGERFWQLADAYIANMVTHGCDVIYTPIFNARHEILVRPAQLLRVKRAGPDRYEFDFTDVRRWVRIALKHGARHLEFTHFFTPAPTSGKHPQRIFERGEKIGPMLWAPEISATSETYRKFLEQFIPRFKAFLEAEKILDRSFFHCADEPDGDAQMADYRQARALLKELAPWMKVMDAMSDTRFATERLSDMPIPSIVTAPEFAKANCPAWAYFCCGPRDAFLQRLLDTPLAKIRMAGWLFYRLGARGFLHWGYNYWFVFCTAQMSDPFLDASVGAWPGLPAGDPFVVYPGTDGPIDSIRWEVFAESLQDYALLQSADIKLDDPLLAPLKSYADFPKSEAWLREAQAQVMRTQRQSSR from the coding sequence ATGAACCGAAGAACCGCTATCAAACAACTGGCCGGGGCGGGCGCGTTGGGCCTCATCGCCCCGGGTAGCCTGGATGCGGCCGACGACTCGAGGCAGGCTGCGCCGCAGCCGCTAACCAAAGATCAAATCCGCTTCTGGCTGGAAACTTCACTGAACCGCGTTTACCCCACCTCGCCTCCCGGCGACGCGCGGCCGCTGCGGCTGCTGACCGCTCGCGTCGCGCGCCTCTCATTTCAGGCCTGCTTCCGCAACGACAAGACCAACTCGGCGGTGATGCGCTGCGAGGTGCTGGGCGCGGACGACTGGAAGCCGGTGGTGCGGCGCGTCGGATTTGTGCCCTTGCGCGCGTTCAACACCTACGTGCCGAAGGACGAGATCGAGGGAGTGGGGTTCGTGCCGGGCCTTTGTCCCGATCCGCTGTTCCCGGAGAGCACGGCGCATGTTGGTCCGCAGGCCAACGGCGTGTTCTGGATTTCGCTCTTCGTCCCGGCAGATGCCAAGCCGGGGCTGCGGCAAGTAAAGGTCCGCCTGACGCTGGAGAACGAGTTCGCCTACGTGGACTGGACCCGGCCGAAGCCGTGGCCGGTGGAGTTGACCGTCGAGGTGGACGTGCGGCCGCTGGTGTTGCAGCCGCGCCGGGATTTCCCGGTGACGAAGTGGATTTCGGCTGACTCGATCTGGGAATACTACAAGATCGAGCCGTGCGGGGAGCGGTTCTGGCAGTTGGCGGACGCCTACATCGCCAACATGGTGACGCACGGGTGCGACGTGATCTACACGCCGATCTTCAACGCCCGGCACGAGATCCTCGTGCGCCCCGCGCAGTTGCTGCGGGTGAAGCGCGCGGGGCCGGACCGGTATGAGTTCGACTTCACGGACGTGCGGCGCTGGGTGCGGATCGCCCTGAAGCACGGGGCGCGGCACCTCGAGTTCACGCACTTCTTCACGCCGGCGCCCACCAGCGGGAAGCATCCGCAACGCATCTTCGAGCGCGGCGAGAAGATCGGGCCGATGCTCTGGGCGCCGGAGATCAGCGCCACGTCCGAGACGTATCGGAAGTTCCTGGAACAGTTCATCCCGCGGTTCAAGGCGTTTCTGGAGGCGGAGAAGATTCTCGACCGGTCGTTCTTCCACTGCGCGGACGAGCCGGACGGGGACGCGCAGATGGCCGACTACCGCCAAGCGCGGGCGCTGCTCAAAGAGCTGGCGCCGTGGATGAAGGTGATGGACGCGATGAGCGACACGCGGTTCGCCACCGAACGGCTGTCCGACATGCCGATCCCGAGCATTGTCACCGCGCCGGAGTTTGCCAAGGCCAATTGCCCGGCGTGGGCTTACTTTTGTTGTGGGCCGAGGGACGCGTTTCTGCAACGGCTGCTGGACACGCCGCTGGCGAAGATTCGCATGGCCGGGTGGCTGTTTTACCGGCTGGGGGCGCGAGGTTTCCTGCACTGGGGTTACAACTACTGGTTCGTGTTCTGTACCGCCCAGATGTCCGACCCGTTCCTCGACGCCTCGGTGGGAGCGTGGCCGGGTTTGCCGGCGGGCGACCCGTTTGTGGTCTATCCGGGCACCGACGGACCGATTGACTCGATCCGGTGGGAGGTGTTCGCGGAGTCGCTGCAGGACTACGCGCTGTTGCAGAGCGCGGACATCAAGCTGGATGACCCGCTGTTGGCGCCGCTCAAGAGCTACGCGGACTTCCCGAAGAGCGAAGCCTGGCTGCGGGAAGCGCAGGCCCAGGTCATGCGGACGCAGCGGCAGTCGTCGCGGTAA